One Megalops cyprinoides isolate fMegCyp1 chromosome 4, fMegCyp1.pri, whole genome shotgun sequence genomic window carries:
- the LOC118776194 gene encoding C2 calcium-dependent domain-containing protein 4C has translation MWFMGKIRESVENFPFEVGRTLGMKEELSAKAHLSSKLHSNILTPDKIPDFCIPPRLSPGPPSRVESTSAKSRLQSITSGIQAGTPRPINTAPPPRHIIQIENVDRIGKANGKGKAGIGVGSPHSLAHSRAWSLHHMAGLYESPNTRRKESLFLSEFTGHSLERTAYRPPGRPLAVSPCKALSEQGSTESDTLSSNDSSPHGSPVLTRSLSSSALLKLFGQDSPVGHLSRSSSKQSLGGDSCGSLEEHGLSGSSMSPGEVAPVPLCGSLAPPVLFPLDLLHCQERLQREHVLPLQGRGRVRLSAERDRTGTTMRIRVVSVEDLHDGAPEGRLVHCCVCLYLTPGKRQRQNSATIRNCRNPIFNEDFFFTDLSDECLRSLALRLKVLDKASSLKRDAVLGTTSKPLSQLLPL, from the coding sequence ATGTGGTTCATGGGGAAGATTCGCGAGAGTGTGGAGAACTTTCCGTTTGAGGTGGGCAGAACCCTGGGGATGAAGGAGGAGCTGTCGGCGAAGGCCCACCTCTCCAGTAAGCTGCACAGCAACATCCTGACGCCTGACAAAATCCCCGACTTCTGCATCCCCCCGAGGCTATCCCCCGGGCCACCATCAAGGGTAGAGAGCACCTCTGCCAAAAGCAGACTCCAGTCCATCACCTCCGGAATCCAGGCAGGGACCCCAAGACCCATCAACacggccccgccccctcgccACATCATCCAGATCGAGAATGTGGACCGAATTGGCAAGGCCAATGGGAAGGGCAAGGCGGGGATTGGGGTTGGGTCACCACACTCGCTGGCTCACTCCCGGGCGTGGTCACTGCATCACATGGCTGGCCTGTATGAAAGCCCCAATACGCGCCGCAAAGAGTCCCTGTTTCTGTCTGAGTTCACAGGCCACTCACTGGAGAGGACGGCCTACAGGCCCCCCGGCCGGCCCCTGGCCGTCTCCCCCTGCAAGGCACTGTCCGAGCAGGGCAGCACGGAGAGCGACACCCTCTCCTCCAACGACTCCTCCCCCCACGGCTCCCCCGTGCTCACCCGCTCACTGTCCAGCTCCGCCCTGCTTAAATTATTCGGACAGGACAGTCCTGTGGGACACTTGTCAAGGTCATCCTCGAAGCAGTCCCTTGGCGGGGACAGCTGTGGGTCCCTGGAGGAGCACGGCTTGTCTGGCTCCTCCATGAGCCCTGGAGAAGTGGCCCCCGTGCCCCTGTGTGGCTCCCTGGCCCCGCCTGTCCTGTTCCCCCTGGACCTGCTGCACTGCCAGGAGCGTCTGCAGAGGGAGCACGTGCTGCCGCTGCAGGGCCGCGGCCGCGTCCGTCTGTCCGCCGAGCGTGACCGCACGGGCACCACCATGCGCATCCGAGTGGTATCTGTGGAGGATCTGCACGACGGCGCCCCTGAAGGCCGGCTGGTGCACTGCTGCGTGTGCCTGTACCTCACCCCGGGCAAGCGGCAGAGGCAGAACAGCGCCACCATCAGGAACTGCCGGAACCCCATCTTCAACGAGGACTTCTTCTTCACTGATCTCAGCGACGAATGCCTCCGCAGCTTGGCCCTGCGGCTCAAGGTCCTGGACAAAGCCTCTAGTCTAAAACGAGACGCAGTCCTGGGCACCACCTCCAAGCCCCTCTCTCAGCTTCTGCCTCTCTAG